In Astatotilapia calliptera chromosome 16, fAstCal1.2, whole genome shotgun sequence, one genomic interval encodes:
- the nmi gene encoding N-myc-interactor isoform X2, with amino-acid sequence MAEVFGSRSLNDKEGGLDKDGELKEARRELEEWKARFEKADDVKARLILEKLTEDDAKTNAQQEMNACVKNQQKTQDEFNESMRTVQDEIQKLTRYNQDLLEKLKRCQDELEAKKTESRKLKQKFKIYAQIPDTEVKFISPNKETREEGDEDSQPIRGVFTISQRAAVLLQGGQALITFEEEKVARQILKIAKCSVSCENSSLDVKPRRITMDPAVKFEVHLDVSRKELKVSNVPDVMPEERMKDRLEISFSRPSRGGGEVEKVEYDKNTGTGCVTFLQPGVTESLVLRGRYDVELDTEVKVQVGPIYEYQLRRFQTFCGCPKRTILLDDIQDMVDEEDLQDHLEIHFQKPSNSGGEIESIKYIAKPKVLQAFLCESTEEKDDSL; translated from the exons ATGGCTGAGGTCTTCGGCAGTCGATCGCTAAATGATAAG GAAGGAGGCCTGGATAAAGACGGTGAACTAAAGGAGGCCAGGCGAGAGTTGGAGGAATGGAAG GCTAGATTCGAAAAAGCGGATGATGTGAAAGCCAGGCTGATACTGGAAAAGCTGACGGAAGATGATGCCAAGACAAATGCACAGCAGGAGATGAACGCTTGtgtcaaaaaccaacagaagacCCAGGATGAATTTAATGAAAGCATGAGAACAGTTCAG GATGAAATCCAGAAGCTGACTAGATACAATCAAGATTTGCTGGAGAAACTGAAGAGATGTCAGGATGAACTGGAGGCTAAGAAGACAGAGTCCCGCAAGTTAAAGCAGAAATTCAAG ATCTACGCCCAGATCCCAGACACAGAGGTGAAATTTATTTCTCCGAATAAAGAGACAAGGGAAGAGGGTGACGAGGacagtcagccaatcagaggagtGTTTACCATCAGCCAGAGAGCTGCTGTGCTTCTGCAGGGAGGACAGGCTCTCATCACCTTTGAGGAGGAGAAAG TGGCTCGCCAGATCCTGAAAATTGCCAAGTGCTCTGTGTCCTGTGAGAACAGCAGTTTGGACGTGAAGCCGAGAAGAATCACCATGGATCCTGCTGTGAAGTTTGAG GTCCACCTTGACGTTTCCAGAAAGGAGCTGAAAGTTTCCAACGTCCCTGATGTCATGCCagaagagagaatgaaagacCGACTGGAAATTAGTTTCTCCAGGCCcagtagaggaggaggagaggtggagaaagtGGAGTATGACAAGAACACTGGGACTGGGTGTGTCACATTTCTCCAACCTGGAG TTACTGAGAGCCTTGTCCTGAGGGGAAGGTACGACGTCGAGCTGGACACTGAGGTAAAGGTGCAGGTTGGACCTATTTACGAATACCAGCTGCGCAGATTTCAG ACCTTTTGCGGCTGTCCGAAGCGAACCATCCTCCTGGATGACATTCAGGACATGGTTGATGAGGAAGACCTCCAGGACCATCTGGAAATCCATTTTCAGAAGCCCAGCAACAGTGGTGGTGAAATAGAGAGCATCAAGTACATCGCTAAACCGAAAGTCCTGCAGGCCTTTCTCTGTGAGAGCACAGAGGAGAAGGACGACAGTCTGTGA
- the nmi gene encoding N-myc-interactor isoform X1 yields MAEVFGSRSLNDKKEGGLDKDGELKEARRELEEWKARFEKADDVKARLILEKLTEDDAKTNAQQEMNACVKNQQKTQDEFNESMRTVQDEIQKLTRYNQDLLEKLKRCQDELEAKKTESRKLKQKFKIYAQIPDTEVKFISPNKETREEGDEDSQPIRGVFTISQRAAVLLQGGQALITFEEEKVARQILKIAKCSVSCENSSLDVKPRRITMDPAVKFEVHLDVSRKELKVSNVPDVMPEERMKDRLEISFSRPSRGGGEVEKVEYDKNTGTGCVTFLQPGVTESLVLRGRYDVELDTEVKVQVGPIYEYQLRRFQTFCGCPKRTILLDDIQDMVDEEDLQDHLEIHFQKPSNSGGEIESIKYIAKPKVLQAFLCESTEEKDDSL; encoded by the exons ATGGCTGAGGTCTTCGGCAGTCGATCGCTAAATGATAAG AAGGAAGGAGGCCTGGATAAAGACGGTGAACTAAAGGAGGCCAGGCGAGAGTTGGAGGAATGGAAG GCTAGATTCGAAAAAGCGGATGATGTGAAAGCCAGGCTGATACTGGAAAAGCTGACGGAAGATGATGCCAAGACAAATGCACAGCAGGAGATGAACGCTTGtgtcaaaaaccaacagaagacCCAGGATGAATTTAATGAAAGCATGAGAACAGTTCAG GATGAAATCCAGAAGCTGACTAGATACAATCAAGATTTGCTGGAGAAACTGAAGAGATGTCAGGATGAACTGGAGGCTAAGAAGACAGAGTCCCGCAAGTTAAAGCAGAAATTCAAG ATCTACGCCCAGATCCCAGACACAGAGGTGAAATTTATTTCTCCGAATAAAGAGACAAGGGAAGAGGGTGACGAGGacagtcagccaatcagaggagtGTTTACCATCAGCCAGAGAGCTGCTGTGCTTCTGCAGGGAGGACAGGCTCTCATCACCTTTGAGGAGGAGAAAG TGGCTCGCCAGATCCTGAAAATTGCCAAGTGCTCTGTGTCCTGTGAGAACAGCAGTTTGGACGTGAAGCCGAGAAGAATCACCATGGATCCTGCTGTGAAGTTTGAG GTCCACCTTGACGTTTCCAGAAAGGAGCTGAAAGTTTCCAACGTCCCTGATGTCATGCCagaagagagaatgaaagacCGACTGGAAATTAGTTTCTCCAGGCCcagtagaggaggaggagaggtggagaaagtGGAGTATGACAAGAACACTGGGACTGGGTGTGTCACATTTCTCCAACCTGGAG TTACTGAGAGCCTTGTCCTGAGGGGAAGGTACGACGTCGAGCTGGACACTGAGGTAAAGGTGCAGGTTGGACCTATTTACGAATACCAGCTGCGCAGATTTCAG ACCTTTTGCGGCTGTCCGAAGCGAACCATCCTCCTGGATGACATTCAGGACATGGTTGATGAGGAAGACCTCCAGGACCATCTGGAAATCCATTTTCAGAAGCCCAGCAACAGTGGTGGTGAAATAGAGAGCATCAAGTACATCGCTAAACCGAAAGTCCTGCAGGCCTTTCTCTGTGAGAGCACAGAGGAGAAGGACGACAGTCTGTGA